The Candidatus Methanosuratincola sp. genome window below encodes:
- a CDS encoding tRNA pseudouridine(54/55) synthase Pus10, with translation MPLIEKARLMLQKYPLCDSCLGRQFGGLGRGVTNRERGFAVKLLITMEAHMGLKRGEGHEEETLRILAVRGGHPPAANLVGEAERESCYICGGIMERMGDYAAEVVRALDGYDYRTFLIGVKVSGELAEREDAVKSEFGIEFGESMKMEASREIGKLVSKATGKEVEFSKPDVVVMVEIPGHVVRVNPMPLFIFGRYKKLARGIPQSKWDCVHCRGKGCEVCHGTGKIYPISVEEIVSGPILRAAGGRETKFHGAGREDVDAIMSGNGRPFVVEVREPKFRELDLKAVEAEINKGGNGMVEVVGLRLSDRKTVRRLKEGAKVAEKTYRALVELDREIREEEAGALGKSFNGCVINQLTPNRVLHRRADRLRLKKVYEMSVKMIDPRHLELVVRCQGGLYVKELISGDGGRTTPSVSEVLGCGARCTELDVIAVNEGV, from the coding sequence ATGCCCTTGATCGAGAAAGCCAGATTGATGCTCCAGAAATACCCGCTCTGCGACAGCTGCTTGGGGAGGCAGTTCGGCGGACTGGGCAGAGGGGTTACAAACAGGGAGAGGGGGTTTGCGGTGAAGCTATTGATCACTATGGAGGCACACATGGGGCTCAAGAGGGGGGAGGGACACGAGGAAGAGACCTTGAGGATCCTTGCAGTGAGAGGCGGTCACCCTCCCGCCGCAAACCTCGTTGGGGAGGCTGAAAGGGAGAGCTGCTACATTTGTGGCGGGATCATGGAGAGGATGGGCGACTATGCTGCGGAGGTCGTCAGGGCTCTGGATGGGTACGATTACAGGACGTTCCTGATTGGCGTCAAGGTCTCCGGCGAGCTTGCCGAACGAGAAGACGCAGTAAAGTCTGAGTTCGGAATCGAGTTCGGGGAGTCCATGAAAATGGAGGCCAGCAGGGAGATCGGTAAGCTGGTCTCAAAGGCGACAGGTAAGGAGGTCGAGTTCTCGAAGCCCGACGTGGTCGTGATGGTCGAGATACCAGGGCATGTGGTCAGGGTCAACCCGATGCCACTATTCATTTTTGGCAGGTACAAGAAGCTAGCAAGGGGCATACCCCAGTCAAAGTGGGATTGTGTCCACTGCAGGGGGAAGGGCTGCGAGGTCTGCCACGGCACAGGTAAGATCTATCCAATATCGGTGGAGGAGATTGTGTCCGGGCCCATCCTCAGGGCAGCAGGAGGGAGGGAGACAAAGTTCCACGGGGCGGGAAGGGAGGACGTGGATGCAATAATGAGCGGCAACGGGAGGCCCTTTGTAGTCGAGGTCAGGGAGCCGAAGTTCAGGGAGCTGGACCTCAAAGCAGTCGAGGCTGAGATAAACAAAGGGGGGAACGGGATGGTGGAGGTTGTGGGGCTCAGGCTCTCGGACAGGAAGACGGTAAGGAGGCTCAAGGAGGGTGCCAAGGTTGCGGAGAAGACCTACAGGGCCCTCGTCGAGCTGGACCGCGAGATACGGGAGGAGGAGGCGGGGGCGTTGGGGAAAAGCTTTAATGGATGTGTTATAAATCAATTAACTCCGAACAGAGTGCTGCATCGCCGGGCTGACAGGCTCAGGCTCAAGAAGGTCTATGAGATGTCGGTCAAGATGATCGACCCTAGGCACCTTGAGCTGGTGGTCCGCTGCCAAGGCGGGCTCTACGTTAAGGAGCTCATCTCAGGGGACGGGGGGAGAACGACTCCCAGCGTCTCGGAGGTCCTTGGCTGCGGTGCAAGGTGCACTGAGCTCGACGTGATTGCGGTAAACGAGGGTGTGTAG
- a CDS encoding signal recognition particle protein Srp54 gives MVLDGLSSSLGNAIKKIIRAPIVDEKAVKELVRDIQRALIQSDVNVKLVSELSKRIEKRVLEEELPPGITRRELAVKVVYDELTGLLGGEKAQLPKYQRGRSTVVLLVGIQGSGKTTTASKLTWYHKKQGLSVGVVCADNFRAGAYDQLKQLADRSGAEFYGEKGNSNAVEIAKNGVQKMKEKGIELIIVDTAGRHKNESDLINEMREIAEGISPDEIILVLDGTIGQQAMQQAEAFNQATKIGTIFLTKLDGSARGGGALSAVAATGAPIRFIGTGEGIEEIEPFIPSRFVGRLLGMGDIEALVEKVKEVQKSTSMSKDMSVIASGRFTLKDLYNQMQALRRMGPLNKILQSIPGMGLSLPKEAMDLSEERMKKWMVIMQSMTEEELEEPHVIDGSRMRRIARGSGTTPKDIRELLDQYKMSKKFVKQMVTKQKRFPGMKGGQIPKY, from the coding sequence ATGGTATTGGATGGTCTAAGCAGCTCACTTGGCAACGCCATAAAGAAGATCATTAGGGCGCCCATTGTCGATGAGAAGGCTGTGAAGGAACTAGTCAGGGACATCCAGCGTGCACTTATACAGTCTGACGTCAATGTCAAACTTGTTTCAGAGCTCTCAAAGAGGATCGAGAAGAGGGTGCTTGAGGAAGAGCTCCCGCCCGGGATCACGAGGAGAGAGCTTGCGGTCAAGGTCGTGTACGACGAACTCACAGGCCTCCTAGGGGGCGAGAAGGCGCAGCTCCCCAAGTACCAAAGGGGGAGGTCCACGGTGGTGCTGCTTGTGGGCATCCAAGGCTCGGGGAAGACCACAACTGCTTCAAAGTTGACATGGTATCACAAGAAGCAGGGCCTTTCCGTTGGGGTAGTCTGCGCGGACAACTTCAGGGCTGGGGCTTACGACCAGCTCAAGCAGCTTGCGGATAGGTCTGGCGCAGAGTTCTACGGCGAGAAGGGGAATTCGAATGCCGTGGAGATCGCGAAGAATGGCGTCCAGAAGATGAAGGAGAAGGGGATCGAGCTAATAATTGTAGACACCGCTGGAAGGCACAAGAACGAGAGCGATCTAATAAACGAGATGAGGGAGATTGCCGAGGGCATCTCGCCGGACGAAATAATACTCGTCCTGGACGGGACCATAGGGCAGCAGGCCATGCAGCAGGCGGAAGCTTTCAACCAAGCGACCAAGATAGGGACCATCTTCCTGACCAAGCTCGACGGTTCTGCTAGGGGCGGAGGCGCCCTCTCGGCGGTCGCGGCAACGGGCGCCCCAATAAGGTTCATCGGGACCGGCGAGGGCATAGAAGAGATCGAGCCGTTCATCCCATCGAGGTTCGTGGGCAGACTCCTCGGGATGGGCGACATCGAAGCGCTGGTTGAGAAGGTCAAGGAGGTTCAGAAGAGCACGTCCATGTCAAAGGATATGAGCGTGATAGCCTCCGGGAGGTTCACTCTCAAAGACCTCTACAACCAGATGCAGGCACTAAGGAGGATGGGCCCGCTGAATAAGATCCTGCAGTCAATACCCGGCATGGGCCTCAGCCTCCCGAAGGAAGCGATGGATCTATCCGAGGAGAGGATGAAGAAGTGGATGGTCATTATGCAGTCGATGACAGAGGAAGAGCTTGAAGAGCCGCATGTTATTGACGGCTCCAGGATGAGGAGGATAGCCAGAGGATCTGGGACGACGCCGAAGGACATAAGGGAGCTGCTCGACCAGTACAAGATGAGCAAGAAGTTCGTCAAGCAGATGGTCACGAAACAGAAGAGGTTCCCAGGAATGAAGGGAGGACAGATCCCGAAGTACTAG
- a CDS encoding translation initiation factor IF-5A, producing MSTKPVEIGSLKEGSFVVIDGVPCRVVSMEKSKTGKHGSAKGRVVAVGIFDGIKRNIVAPADQRVDVPIVEKRAAQVISIMADSVQLMDLESYETFEVKKPKDEEIMAKIAPGAEVEYWDILNEKHIMRVK from the coding sequence ATGTCTACGAAACCTGTTGAAATCGGCTCCCTGAAAGAGGGCAGCTTCGTGGTCATAGACGGCGTCCCTTGCAGGGTCGTCTCAATGGAAAAATCGAAGACCGGAAAGCACGGCTCAGCGAAAGGCAGAGTTGTTGCGGTCGGGATCTTTGACGGCATTAAGAGAAACATCGTTGCCCCTGCAGACCAGAGAGTCGATGTCCCGATTGTGGAGAAGAGGGCTGCCCAAGTCATCTCGATCATGGCGGACTCGGTCCAGCTTATGGATCTGGAGAGCTATGAGACGTTTGAAGTGAAGAAACCGAAAGACGAGGAGATAATGGCGAAGATAGCCCCAGGGGCAGAGGTCGAGTACTGGGACATACTGAATGAGAAGCACATAATGAGGGTCAAGTAA
- the heR gene encoding heliorhodopsin HeR — protein sequence MDNDLRRELISKSPVTMESLRKLNIGAGALHLVQGIIMLALGTLLTWERDIYTFYLKFEVIPSNPPVFQVLPNPQVAFTITYLGAILASFLLISAAAHMIIAFARTRQYAEYLKRGMNPYRWYEYAFSSSIMLVILATFVGVWELWSLVMIFVLNAMMIMFGYLMEKINQYTKKIDWSPYLLGCISGFTPWVVVAAYFVAALNSTGTSPPTFVYLALVLYFVMFNTFSINMLLQYKGIGRWKDYLHGERVYIILSLVAKTILAWLVFIGIFAPF from the coding sequence ATGGACAATGATTTGAGAAGGGAGCTTATTTCGAAATCCCCAGTAACCATGGAGTCCCTTAGGAAGCTGAACATAGGAGCAGGGGCCCTCCACTTGGTGCAGGGAATAATCATGCTGGCTTTGGGCACACTCTTGACATGGGAACGGGATATTTACACCTTTTATCTCAAGTTTGAAGTGATCCCCTCGAACCCGCCTGTTTTCCAGGTTCTGCCAAACCCTCAGGTCGCCTTCACGATCACCTATCTCGGAGCCATACTGGCATCGTTCCTTCTGATATCCGCAGCTGCACACATGATCATCGCGTTCGCAAGGACCAGGCAATACGCAGAGTACTTAAAGAGGGGGATGAACCCGTATCGATGGTATGAGTATGCATTCTCCAGCTCGATTATGCTAGTGATCTTGGCAACTTTTGTTGGGGTCTGGGAGTTGTGGTCACTTGTCATGATCTTCGTGCTGAACGCGATGATGATCATGTTCGGCTACCTGATGGAAAAGATCAACCAGTACACAAAGAAGATCGACTGGTCCCCTTATCTTTTGGGCTGCATCTCTGGCTTCACCCCGTGGGTGGTCGTAGCCGCCTACTTCGTTGCCGCTCTGAATTCGACCGGGACAAGCCCGCCAACATTCGTTTACTTAGCGCTCGTTCTTTATTTCGTGATGTTCAACACATTCTCGATCAACATGCTTCTCCAGTACAAGGGGATCGGTAGGTGGAAAGACTACCTTCATGGTGAGCGGGTCTACATTATACTGAGCCTAGTGGCTAAAACAATACTGGCCTGGCTAGTCTTCATCGGAATATTCGCACCATTCTAA
- a CDS encoding corrinoid protein encodes MATREEIINGFVKAIVDGDEVAAAKWANEAVAAKLDAYELVTKYGGDAMSVVNQKYEKKEYFVPEVLCSANALNAAVDVLTPYMKADKTAVPAKVVLGVVEGDIHDIGKNLVKIMLSAAGFNVIDLGKDVPLAKFLETAKDNKAEVVGMSALMSTTMPAMKRVIDMFAQAGVRNKVKIIVGGGPVTEEWALSIGADARPHDASAAVGVTKDLVAKLKQDPSSAW; translated from the coding sequence ATGGCAACTAGAGAAGAAATCATAAACGGGTTTGTAAAAGCCATAGTCGACGGCGACGAGGTAGCTGCTGCCAAGTGGGCAAACGAGGCTGTTGCTGCGAAGCTAGACGCATATGAGCTCGTCACGAAATACGGCGGCGACGCGATGAGTGTAGTGAATCAGAAGTACGAGAAGAAGGAGTACTTTGTCCCAGAGGTGCTCTGCTCCGCCAATGCGCTCAATGCAGCTGTCGATGTACTTACTCCGTACATGAAGGCTGACAAGACAGCGGTGCCGGCGAAGGTGGTCCTCGGAGTGGTCGAAGGAGACATCCACGACATCGGTAAGAACCTGGTCAAGATAATGCTCAGCGCCGCCGGGTTCAATGTTATCGACCTCGGCAAAGACGTGCCGTTGGCAAAGTTCCTGGAGACTGCTAAGGATAATAAGGCAGAGGTCGTTGGGATGTCTGCGCTGATGAGCACGACGATGCCAGCAATGAAGAGAGTGATCGACATGTTCGCCCAAGCAGGGGTCAGGAACAAGGTCAAGATAATCGTCGGGGGCGGCCCAGTGACCGAGGAGTGGGCACTGTCCATAGGCGCAGATGCAAGACCTCACGATGCCTCAGCAGCAGTAGGCGTGACAAAGGATCTAGTGGCGAAGCTGAAGCAGGATCCATCGAGTGCCTGGTAA
- a CDS encoding MtaA/CmuA family methyltransferase produces the protein MAEMTPRKRALLCVTGNKKRADRISCMDTLTTATVEQMNAVNAPFPEANRDPQLAFKLAAAAWEVIGLEGFKLPFDLCVEAEAFGCKINWGRIDRHPSVETHVFNDLKDLKIPENMVETGRFPLKHRVEEMLRKEYGDYLPVINQVTGPFTVAGHIFGIEKFCIWTKKRPQEEVKEALMRISEMNVDDCKKALQSGADVVCIADPSATSDILSPQFFRDVMVPVYQNMAKKIGAPIVLHICGNTSSYLPFIADTGFDAFSVDAQVDPAFAKAIVGDKIAIVGGVPTITALLFGTPQKVRDAAVDAIKKGVDVLMPSCGIPPRTPTANFKAMVEVARCMVYV, from the coding sequence ATGGCCGAAATGACGCCGCGTAAACGTGCCCTTCTTTGCGTCACAGGCAACAAGAAGCGGGCGGACAGGATAAGCTGCATGGACACTCTGACTACGGCTACAGTCGAACAGATGAATGCAGTGAACGCGCCTTTCCCTGAGGCAAACAGGGATCCGCAGCTTGCTTTCAAGCTCGCAGCCGCTGCCTGGGAGGTAATAGGGCTTGAGGGGTTCAAACTGCCTTTCGATCTCTGTGTCGAAGCAGAGGCCTTCGGGTGCAAGATCAACTGGGGGAGGATAGACAGGCATCCTAGCGTGGAGACGCATGTCTTCAATGACCTGAAGGATCTCAAGATACCGGAGAACATGGTGGAGACCGGCAGGTTCCCGCTAAAGCACAGGGTCGAGGAGATGCTCAGGAAGGAGTACGGCGACTACCTGCCCGTGATCAACCAAGTTACAGGCCCGTTCACGGTTGCCGGACACATCTTTGGGATCGAGAAGTTCTGCATCTGGACCAAGAAGAGGCCGCAGGAGGAGGTCAAGGAGGCGCTGATGCGCATATCCGAGATGAACGTTGATGACTGCAAGAAGGCACTCCAGAGCGGTGCCGACGTAGTCTGCATAGCAGACCCGTCCGCGACCTCGGACATCTTGTCGCCACAGTTCTTCAGGGATGTGATGGTTCCAGTATACCAGAACATGGCAAAGAAGATCGGGGCGCCCATAGTGCTGCACATCTGCGGTAACACTTCGTCTTACCTGCCTTTTATCGCAGATACAGGGTTCGATGCATTTTCGGTAGATGCCCAAGTTGACCCGGCGTTTGCAAAGGCTATTGTGGGCGATAAGATAGCCATAGTTGGAGGCGTGCCGACCATTACGGCGCTACTCTTCGGTACTCCGCAGAAGGTCAGGGATGCGGCGGTTGACGCAATCAAGAAAGGTGTCGATGTGCTGATGCCATCGTGCGGCATACCCCCGAGGACTCCGACTGCGAACTTCAAGGCAATGGTCGAAGTAGCAAGATGCATGGTTTATGTGTGA
- a CDS encoding NAD(+)/NADH kinase: MRISRVEIVAKPNSEEAARVALDVGHFLSSRGVEVIRSTGIQREGVFEKPVEATTADLILVVGGDGTIMRTAQRAGSTPILGIKVGARGFLCETVPEDAVKTLTCVLEGKTYLEYKTKLSVKFGGHLLPDALNEVLVTSSRPSKIIRFLVSANGKRIHRGMADGVIVSTTTGATAYALSAGGPLIDPDLDAIELVFVCPLHHGVRPVILPPSAKVEVSLLPGSSSGLLVLDGQTSVCLEEGGQIFVEKSKLPAVFLRTAPPDFYERVRKSLSMGFEA, translated from the coding sequence TTGAGGATCTCGAGAGTAGAAATCGTCGCCAAGCCGAATTCGGAGGAGGCCGCGAGGGTAGCCTTAGACGTGGGGCATTTTCTCTCATCAAGGGGGGTGGAGGTGATCCGCTCCACAGGGATTCAGAGAGAGGGCGTATTTGAAAAGCCCGTGGAGGCGACGACGGCCGACCTAATTCTGGTTGTTGGCGGGGACGGCACAATAATGCGGACCGCCCAGAGGGCGGGCTCAACGCCAATCCTTGGCATAAAGGTCGGGGCAAGGGGCTTTCTCTGCGAGACCGTCCCAGAAGACGCCGTCAAAACACTTACCTGCGTCCTGGAGGGCAAGACCTACCTCGAATACAAGACCAAACTTTCAGTAAAATTCGGTGGACATCTGCTCCCTGATGCCCTCAACGAGGTGCTCGTGACCTCCTCGAGGCCTTCAAAGATAATTCGCTTCCTAGTTTCTGCGAACGGCAAGCGCATCCATCGTGGGATGGCTGACGGCGTCATTGTGTCCACGACTACCGGGGCTACCGCATATGCTCTTTCTGCAGGCGGACCCTTGATTGATCCTGACTTGGACGCAATTGAGCTGGTCTTCGTATGCCCGCTCCATCATGGGGTGCGGCCGGTAATCCTTCCCCCCTCAGCGAAGGTCGAGGTCAGTCTGTTGCCCGGCTCATCCAGCGGATTGTTAGTCCTCGACGGTCAGACCTCTGTCTGTTTGGAGGAGGGCGGGCAGATCTTTGTAGAAAAGTCAAAGCTACCTGCAGTCTTTCTGAGGACTGCCCCTCCTGACTTCTATGAAAGAGTGAGGAAATCGCTGAGTATGGGGTTTGAGGCATAG
- a CDS encoding PUA domain-containing protein — protein MAREICRGHYSEGLLALLSEAYGPRVQGVLDRLGTPPRRYAIRVNTLRCDAEEVAGYFNGLGLDCMVHEMVEEAAMISVEGPFEVIASGNSITAKKHAAESVMLGSNLYLPGVMRMQRVKVGDRVRIEDPRGHLVGSGFSKIHSGIRGTEGIAVATTESIYRLPPIRETSLFSEGKVQEQSLPAILTSRVLDPQPGETIVDLCAAPGGKAAHIAQLQRDTGRVLAFEHSPKRIKKMGAELERLGVRSVVLERADSRYLDRDRPTLKADRVLVDPPCTALGVRPKLYEEASAAEVFSSAAFQKQFLRAAARIVKPGGVVVYSTCTLTLQENEGMVRFAVEELGLELEDPPFRVSGAGRGIGFKECIRFDPDVCEAPGYFIARLRRAR, from the coding sequence TTGGCACGCGAGATTTGCAGGGGGCACTATTCAGAAGGGCTGCTGGCGCTTCTTTCTGAGGCTTACGGCCCAAGGGTCCAGGGGGTACTTGACAGGCTTGGTACTCCCCCGAGGAGGTATGCAATCAGGGTCAACACGCTCAGGTGCGATGCTGAAGAGGTCGCAGGGTATTTCAATGGTCTCGGCTTGGACTGCATGGTCCACGAAATGGTCGAGGAGGCGGCAATGATCTCTGTAGAGGGACCTTTTGAGGTGATCGCATCTGGGAATTCTATCACCGCGAAGAAGCATGCCGCCGAGAGCGTAATGCTCGGGAGCAACCTGTATCTGCCCGGGGTGATGAGGATGCAGAGGGTCAAGGTTGGCGATAGAGTAAGGATCGAAGATCCCCGAGGGCACTTGGTCGGGTCAGGATTCTCCAAGATCCATTCAGGGATTAGGGGTACCGAAGGGATTGCGGTTGCCACAACCGAGAGCATATACAGGCTTCCACCCATACGGGAGACCAGTTTGTTCTCAGAGGGCAAGGTGCAAGAACAGAGCCTGCCCGCAATATTGACCTCGCGAGTCCTTGACCCCCAGCCAGGGGAGACGATTGTGGATCTGTGTGCAGCGCCCGGAGGCAAGGCCGCCCACATAGCACAGCTCCAGCGCGACACGGGGAGGGTACTCGCTTTTGAGCACTCCCCCAAGAGGATCAAGAAGATGGGGGCGGAGCTTGAGCGCCTTGGAGTCAGATCTGTCGTATTGGAGAGGGCAGACTCGAGGTACCTCGACAGGGACCGCCCGACGCTGAAGGCCGACAGGGTGCTCGTTGACCCGCCATGCACAGCCCTGGGTGTAAGACCCAAACTTTATGAGGAGGCGAGTGCAGCAGAGGTCTTCTCATCAGCAGCATTCCAGAAGCAGTTCTTAAGGGCAGCTGCAAGGATCGTCAAGCCTGGCGGAGTGGTCGTCTACTCGACATGTACGCTGACACTGCAGGAGAATGAGGGCATGGTCAGGTTCGCTGTCGAGGAGCTTGGGCTTGAACTCGAGGATCCGCCCTTCAGAGTGAGCGGGGCTGGAAGAGGGATAGGATTCAAGGAGTGTATCAGGTTTGACCCAGACGTCTGCGAAGCACCTGGCTACTTCATTGCGAGGCTCAGAAGGGCCCGTTGA
- a CDS encoding molybdenum cofactor biosynthesis protein MoaE, with product MPLGILSRKEEGFNAERLASLAKTRLEEGSYGALITFIGTVRGASRGGSKVTRLEYEAYEELARESLQKIADDISKIDGVRDVIICHRYGTFTPGEEVLFVAVASERSASGFEAIQRAVYRVKHEVPIWKKEWTADGGYWVGIEGS from the coding sequence ATGCCACTCGGGATTCTATCAAGGAAAGAGGAAGGGTTCAACGCCGAAAGACTGGCCTCGCTTGCGAAAACGCGTCTAGAAGAGGGCTCCTACGGGGCACTCATCACTTTCATCGGTACCGTTAGGGGGGCTTCCCGCGGGGGGTCGAAGGTTACAAGGCTGGAGTATGAGGCATACGAAGAGCTGGCGAGGGAATCGCTACAGAAGATAGCGGATGACATATCCAAGATTGATGGTGTCAGGGACGTGATTATATGTCACCGATATGGCACATTCACACCGGGCGAAGAAGTTCTCTTTGTTGCGGTCGCCTCCGAAAGGAGCGCCTCAGGCTTCGAGGCCATCCAACGGGCTGTGTACAGGGTGAAGCACGAGGTCCCGATCTGGAAGAAGGAGTGGACAGCGGATGGGGGCTATTGGGTAGGCATTGAGGGATCTTAG
- the cysS gene encoding cysteine--tRNA ligase, translating into MQVFNTRSGSKEELITSELGTVKAYICGPTVYDYCHIGHARTYINFDVFRRYLEALGYSFIHVQNFTDVDDKITERAIEQKRQPREVAEYFIQEYFKDVDRLGVKRATVYTRVSEFVPRIAEATARLLEAGLAYRSGGAVYFDVQKAGGFGELVSRVEEAVTDKIETGSKKGPFDFTLWRQGKEGEETWDSPLGRGRPGWHIQCVVMSTETLGPEFDVHWGGIDLIYPHHECEALLSKVIFGKVFVRYWMHNNFVLMGGDKMSKSLGRSVYIRDVLERFSGSALRAFLLGRHYREKIDYSEAGLEGAEGMVQNLREGAKIANEGRGEGEMSDCVKDYSDMFFGCLDDDLRTGEALRIAERLAWEIAEGKDKDFTGAWRIFDAVESILGIRL; encoded by the coding sequence GTGCAGGTATTCAACACAAGGAGCGGTAGCAAAGAGGAGCTGATAACAAGCGAACTGGGCACGGTGAAGGCGTACATATGCGGGCCGACGGTGTACGACTATTGCCACATAGGGCATGCCAGGACCTACATAAACTTCGACGTGTTCAGGAGGTACCTCGAAGCACTCGGATATAGCTTCATACACGTGCAGAACTTCACCGACGTAGACGACAAGATAACCGAGCGGGCAATCGAGCAGAAGAGGCAGCCTAGGGAGGTCGCAGAGTACTTCATCCAGGAGTATTTCAAGGACGTGGACAGGCTGGGTGTCAAGAGGGCGACTGTATACACAAGGGTATCGGAGTTCGTCCCGAGGATTGCCGAGGCGACAGCAAGGCTGCTCGAGGCAGGGCTGGCCTACAGGTCAGGAGGTGCGGTCTACTTCGACGTCCAGAAGGCAGGAGGGTTCGGGGAACTCGTCTCGAGGGTCGAGGAGGCGGTCACAGACAAGATAGAGACTGGCTCAAAGAAGGGCCCGTTCGATTTCACGCTGTGGAGGCAAGGCAAGGAGGGGGAGGAGACCTGGGATTCCCCCTTGGGCAGGGGGAGGCCGGGATGGCACATACAGTGCGTGGTTATGTCGACAGAAACGCTCGGACCCGAGTTCGACGTCCACTGGGGCGGGATCGATCTCATCTACCCGCACCACGAGTGTGAGGCGCTGCTGTCCAAGGTGATCTTCGGTAAGGTTTTCGTAAGGTATTGGATGCACAACAACTTCGTGCTGATGGGCGGAGACAAGATGTCCAAGTCCTTGGGGCGTTCAGTCTACATAAGGGACGTCTTAGAAAGGTTTTCTGGCAGCGCGCTCAGGGCATTCCTGCTCGGGAGGCACTACCGTGAGAAGATCGATTACTCCGAGGCAGGGCTGGAGGGGGCAGAGGGGATGGTGCAGAACCTGAGAGAGGGTGCCAAAATTGCCAATGAAGGCAGAGGCGAGGGGGAGATGAGCGACTGCGTAAAGGACTATTCGGACATGTTCTTCGGATGCCTCGACGACGATCTGAGGACTGGAGAGGCGCTGAGGATTGCAGAGAGGCTCGCCTGGGAGATTGCTGAAGGCAAGGACAAGGACTTCACCGGAGCCTGGAGGATTTTCGACGCGGTCGAGTCGATCCTGGGCATTAGGCTCTAG
- a CDS encoding GNAT family N-acetyltransferase, with amino-acid sequence MEIKIREAGLRDFPVLSLLTEKEGWNYNEDDFHWFKRVGGKTLVAVSQGEIVGMGTVFDYGKAGWVSNILVKPKDRGHGIGAEILMECVNRLGDKRTVALFSYERTTEFYKAHGFRVELEAYLVSLKNHYGNGRGEGVLEGTEVDAPVLEMDRECFGYERQNLLKEMVKRGGILKPRGCGGFAIVRKDPVEPSAGPVISDDRDAGNNLLLAALQAAGPNAKAVVVEEGIGHLNYEERIRRLYLGDPPKIDRSRAVAFAGLELG; translated from the coding sequence ATGGAGATCAAGATCAGAGAAGCCGGACTTAGGGATTTCCCGGTGCTCTCCCTACTGACGGAAAAAGAGGGCTGGAACTACAACGAGGACGACTTTCATTGGTTCAAGCGGGTCGGCGGGAAGACCTTGGTCGCCGTCAGTCAGGGAGAAATTGTCGGGATGGGCACAGTATTCGATTACGGGAAAGCAGGGTGGGTCTCGAACATCCTGGTGAAGCCGAAGGACAGGGGTCATGGGATCGGCGCAGAGATCCTCATGGAGTGCGTTAACCGCCTCGGCGATAAGAGGACTGTCGCCCTTTTTTCTTACGAACGTACGACGGAGTTCTACAAGGCACACGGGTTCAGGGTCGAACTCGAGGCATACCTGGTCTCTCTGAAGAATCATTATGGGAACGGGAGGGGCGAGGGAGTTCTAGAGGGCACGGAAGTCGATGCCCCGGTACTCGAGATGGACCGGGAGTGCTTCGGTTATGAAAGACAGAATCTGCTCAAAGAGATGGTTAAAAGAGGGGGGATCCTTAAACCGAGGGGGTGCGGAGGATTCGCCATAGTCAGGAAGGATCCGGTCGAGCCCTCTGCAGGACCTGTGATCTCCGATGACCGGGACGCTGGGAATAATCTACTCTTGGCGGCGCTGCAGGCTGCAGGACCGAATGCAAAGGCGGTGGTGGTCGAGGAGGGGATCGGGCACCTTAATTATGAGGAGAGGATCAGGAGGCTATATCTGGGCGATCCGCCGAAGATCGATCGCAGCAGGGCAGTCGCTTTTGCTGGACTTGAACTGGGGTGA